Genomic window (Candidatus Microthrix parvicella Bio17-1):
GCGGACGTTAAACGGTCATTCGCAGTCCGCCATCCACCCGGATGAGATCATCGTCGTCCCCGCCACGCACTTCAGTGCTCGATCGGTGACCGTCACAGCCGATCGGCGACGAGGGCGGCGATCTTGCGGTTGGCGGTTCGCGGCAACACGGTCGTGATCGCTGCGGAGACCCGATTGGCCATGCCCGTGACCCGAACCGTCTTGCCGGAGGCGGTGGCGACCAGCGCCTCGGTGGCCACTTGATCCGCGCTCTGCCAGAGAAACCCTGGTAGATCATCGCCGGTGGCGCCGCCGGTCTCGCCGAACTCGGTATGCGTGGCGCCAGGACAGATCGCCGTGACAACGACGTGAGAGGAATTGAGTTCTTCATGTAGCGATTCGCTGAAGCTCGTGACGAACGCCTTGGTGGCGGAGTAGACCGCGAAACCCGGCCCCGGTGCGTGCCCGCCGAGTGACGAGATGTTCATGATCCAGCCGCGTTCCCGCTCACGCATGGGCGTCACGGCCGCGTGCGAGAGCTCGACCAGCGCCGTGACGTTCAGGTCGATGACCTGACGGTAGGCATCGAAGTCACCCTCCGCGAACGGACCGCTCGCTCCCACGCCGGCGCAGTTCACGAGGAGGTCCACCGGCCGGTCGGGGTCGGTGAGACGGGCGACGACCTCAGCCATCGAGGCCGGGTTGGTCAGATCGGCGACGAGGGTGTCAACCTGACCCCGACCTGGTCCGGCGAGCCCGGTGACCAGTTCGTCGAGTCGGTCTCGGCGGCGAGCCACGACCGTCAAGTCGACGCCGGCGATGGCGAGTTGTCGTGCGATGGCCGCGCCAATGCCGCTGGATGCTCCGGTGACGAGGGCGGTGTTCCAGGGATGCTGCACCGGCTCA
Coding sequences:
- a CDS encoding SDR family NAD(P)-dependent oxidoreductase codes for the protein MQHPWNTALVTGASSGIGAAIARQLAIAGVDLTVVARRRDRLDELVTGLAGPGRGQVDTLVADLTNPASMAEVVARLTDPDRPVDLLVNCAGVGASGPFAEGDFDAYRQVIDLNVTALVELSHAAVTPMRERERGWIMNISSLGGHAPGPGFAVYSATKAFVTSFSESLHEELNSSHVVVTAICPGATHTEFGETGGATGDDLPGFLWQSADQVATEALVATASGKTVRVTGMANRVSAAITTVLPRTANRKIAALVADRL